The following are encoded together in the Zingiber officinale cultivar Zhangliang chromosome 8A, Zo_v1.1, whole genome shotgun sequence genome:
- the LOC122010474 gene encoding subtilisin-like protease SBT4.3 produces MALQFAPSGWEESEDLVDSKKKLREQMEVYIVYMGAQHSSQYPTYEFHLNLLKEILGSSPSESLVYSYQRSFSGFAAKLSIDEAKKLSEMEGIVSVFRSKTLKLHTTRSWDFLNFPQRVNKNPILESDVIIGMIDTGIWPESKSFNDHGLRPPPRKWKGACVNMTCNNKIIGARYYNRFLGDYKLSEPSPRDFEGHGTHTASTAAGRTVSHASLYGLAKGTARGAVPLARLAVYKVCWSFGCTDPDILAAFDDAISDGVDIISLSVGHSTAADYFRDSIAIGSFHAMANGILTSTSAGNAGPYHGTVINVAPWMLVTAGSSIDRHIIDKVVTGDHVSTLGVSVNTFATKNRDDHPLFYLQGNATTSPGDCTALPDINIVKGKIVLCKYFSDEIFSTGIKGLISIDDSSLDVSYLYPVPFITVSSLDGLKLLSYINNTKNPVANIHKSEEVFDSEAPLVASFSSRGPNTITPDILKPDISAPGIDILAAWSRVAPVSGIINDTRVVKYNIISGTSMACPHVTGAAAYVKSFHPNWSPAAIMSALMTTAKPMYPSARQDELSYGAGQLNPVKAVHPGLVYDAGASDYVQMLCNSGYNETMIRIVTGDASSCSASSNGTARDLNYPSMALHVQSGKTFAAKFLRTVTNVGGARRCRYKAEVWAHHRLNVVVNPRKLKFSELKEKRQFTVSVSGGPLPGNSTVPATVIWSDGQHQVRSVMVVYTDYTDF; encoded by the exons ATGGCTTTGCAGTTTGCACCTTCTGGATGGGAAGAAAGCGAGGATCTCGTCGACTCGAAAAAAAAGTTGCGAGAGCAGATGGAG GTATATATTGTGTATATGGGAGCTCAACACTCATCCCAGTACCCAACCTATGAATTCCATCTTAATTTGCTTAAAGAAATTCTTG GCAGCTCGCCTAGTGAGTCTTTGGTGTATAGCTACCAAAGGAGTTTCAGCGGATTTGCTGCCAAACTTTCGATAGATGAGGCAAAAAAATTGAGCG aaATGGAGGGAATAGTTTCAGTGTTTCGTAGTAAAACGCTGAAGCTTCACACGACGAGATCATGGGATTTCCTCAACTTCCCACAAAGAGTAAACAAGAATCCCATACTGGAAAGTGATGTCATCATCGGAATGATCGATACTGGAATCTGGCCGGAATCCAAATCCTTCAACGATCATGGATTGAGACCTCCGCCTAGGAAATGGAAGGGTGCTTGTGTAAATATGACATGCAACAA taaaatcaTCGGGGCGCGCTACTACAATAGATTTTTAGGTGATTACAAGTTGAGCGAGCCATCGCCACGCGACTTTGAAGGTCACGGGACTCACACAGCATCCACTGCCGCCGGTCGAACTGTCTCCCACGCCAGCCTCTACGGCCTCGCCAAGGGCACGGCCCGAGGGGCTGTGCCGTTGGCGAGACTCGCAGTATACAAGGTGTGCTGGTCATTCGGGTGCACAGATCCAGATATCTTGGCGGCATTTGACGACGCGATCTCCGACGGCGTCGACATCATCTCCCTGTCTGTCGGCCATTCCACCGCCGCAGATTACTTCCGGGACTCGATAGCTATCGGCTCCTTCCACGCCATGGCGAACGGGATTTTGACGTCGACCTCTGCGGGGAATGCAGGGCCATACCATGGCACAGTCATCAACGTAGCACCGTGGATGTTGGTCACGGCTGGGAGCAGCATCGATAGGCACATCATAGACAAGGTGGTCACCGGAGACCATGTGTCCACTTTG GGAGTTTCTGTCAACACGTTTGCGACAAAAAATAGGGATGATCATCCCTTGTTCTACTTGCAGGGAAATGCAACTACTTCACCAGG GGATTGCACTGCTTTGCCAGATATAAACATTGTGAAAGGGAAGATTGTTCTCTGCAAGTACTTCTCTGACGAAATTTTTAGTACAGGCATTAAAGGATTGATATCTATAGATGACTCTTCACTTGACGTTTCCTACTTATACCCAGTTCCATTCATTACAGTCAGTTCCTTGGATGGGCTCAAACTTTTGAGCTACATAAACAACACTAA AAATCCCGTGGCCAACATCCACAAAAGCGAAGAAGTTTTTGACTCCGAGGCTCCCCTGGTTGCTTCGTTCTCATCGAGAGGCCCAAACACCATCACCCCTGACATCCTCAAG CCTGATATAAGTGCTCCAGGAATTGACATTTTGGCCGCCTGGTCACGGGTTGCACCAGTGTCAGGCATCATCAACGACACAAGGGTCGTAAAGTACAACATAATCTCGGGCACTTCCATGGCTTGCCCCCACGTAACCGGCGCCGCCGCCTACGTCAAGTCTTTCCACCCAAATTGGTCGCCGGCAGCCATCATGTCGGCGCTCATGACGACAG CCAAACCGATGTATCCTTCGGCCCGCCAAGACGAATTATCGTATGGAGCCGGGCAACTGAACCCGGTGAAGGCCGTCCACCCAGGTCTTGTCTACGACGCTGGTGCCAGTGACTACGTGCAAATGCTCTGTAACTCAGGCTACAACGAAACCATGATCAGGATCGTCACCGGCGACGCCAGTTCCTGCTCTGCCAGCAGCAATGGAACGGCGAGGGATCTCAATTACCCTTCCATGGCCTTACATGTTCAGTCCGGCAAAACCTTCGCCGCGAAGTTCTTGAGAACAGTGACCAACGTCGGCGGCGCCCGACGCTGCAGGTACAAGGCGGAGGTCTGGGCTCATCACAGACTTAATGTGGTGGTGAATCCTAGAAAGTTGAAGTTTTCGGAGTTGAAGGAGAAGAGGCAGTTCACTGTGTCGGTTTCAGGCGGGCCATTGCCAGGGAACTCGACGGTGCCGGCGACGGTCATTTGGTCGGACGGGCAGCATCAAGTGAGGAGTGTGATGGTTGTCTACACGGATTACACAGATTTCTGA